The Algoriphagus sp. TR-M9 genome has a window encoding:
- a CDS encoding HNH endonuclease signature motif containing protein produces the protein MGISLKTHKILWAKSGSKCAFPECKKDLVVDESETDDPSVIGEEAHIIGRKNDGPRGKSELPIEERDRYDNLILLCSIHHKLIDDQERKYTVQLLHQYKIEHENWVKENLRIDKAKERVDIIYAGYIDKFIELAEVDNWKGWSSFVFGGGQPHIYHRNIRKLRELIEFTLSRVWPGRYPDLEKAFHNFKNVSNDFLTVFEKHAQFQTVSDDELTVEEKDEQMIWTEKFYRIREYDEERYHSLLRKFEYHCLLVEDLALEMTRAANYLFDMVRLYFFPTYRIEEGILLIEIGPFMDMSWKTIRNEYKPDERESLYPGLRQFMEIRESRNYFRGKGIDEDYFPKYY, from the coding sequence ATGGGAATATCATTAAAAACACATAAAATTCTGTGGGCCAAGTCAGGGAGCAAATGTGCTTTTCCAGAATGTAAGAAAGATTTGGTGGTGGATGAAAGTGAAACTGATGACCCTTCGGTAATTGGAGAAGAAGCTCATATCATAGGTAGGAAAAATGATGGCCCCAGAGGGAAATCTGAACTTCCGATTGAAGAAAGAGATAGGTATGATAACCTTATTCTATTGTGCAGCATTCATCATAAACTAATTGACGATCAAGAAAGGAAATATACGGTTCAGCTCCTGCACCAGTATAAAATAGAACACGAGAATTGGGTCAAAGAAAACCTTAGAATTGACAAAGCAAAGGAACGAGTAGATATAATATACGCAGGCTACATTGATAAATTCATAGAGCTTGCAGAGGTAGATAATTGGAAGGGTTGGAGCTCGTTCGTGTTTGGTGGCGGACAACCGCATATATATCATCGTAACATACGAAAGCTACGAGAGCTTATAGAATTTACTTTATCAAGGGTTTGGCCAGGAAGGTATCCTGATTTAGAAAAAGCATTCCATAACTTTAAAAATGTTTCAAATGATTTTTTAACCGTTTTTGAAAAGCATGCTCAATTTCAAACGGTATCTGATGATGAATTAACTGTGGAGGAAAAGGACGAACAAATGATTTGGACAGAAAAATTTTATAGAATCAGGGAATATGATGAAGAAAGATACCATAGTCTTTTAAGAAAGTTCGAATACCATTGCTTGCTTGTGGAAGATTTAGCGTTGGAGATGACAAGAGCTGCAAACTATCTATTTGATATGGTTAGGTTGTATTTCTTTCCAACATACCGAATTGAAGAAGGTATTTTGTTAATTGAAATTGGCCCGTTTATGGATATGTCATGGAAAACAATTAGAAACGAATATAAACCTGATGAAAGAGAGTCCCTATACCCAGGGCTAAGACAGTTTATGGAAATCCGAGAGAGTAGAAATTATTTTCGAGGTAAAGGAATAGATGAAGATTATTTCCCAAAATATTATTAA